The DNA window AGAAACCATCCAGCGATGGATCAACACGGGGACGGTTTGTTCTAAACCAATGCCCAACTGGGAACTGTTGGCAGGCAAGATCATCAGGTCATAGGGCGTCCAGATCGACGTGAATTGGATCTGCTTGAGTTGATGGGCATCGGCATTGAGCGATCGCAGAAAGTCGCTGTTATAGCTCAGTTGCTGACCGCCAACCGTGGGCCAGGCATTGCCCGTGAGGGTGCCGCGATGGGGAGCTGATAGGGTGATGAAACGCTGGACGCGGGCCAAGCCACCCAAGCGCTGCAGGTAGTAGCGCCCGACAATGCCGCCCATGCTGAACCCCACCAGGTCGAAGGGTTGATCGGGAGCGATCGCTTCCTCTACATACTGGGCCACCTGCTGGGCCAGATCCTCCAGCGGCGCGGTGCCCAAGTTCGGAGCCATATCCAACGCGTGAACTGACCAGCCCTGCTGAGTCAACTGCTGCCGCATGGTTGTAAAAATCTGCTGCTTATCAAAAATGCCGTGGAGCAGTAATACCGGATTGCGATCGCCCATCTGTCCTCCTCTGCCTAGATGTTTCACTAGGATGACTGCCTGTTCACTGACTATCTGTATCAGCTATGTTCAGTGTAGAAGTCTGTCAGAGCTTTGGCACCATCACCCGGACGCTTTGGCAACTGACTCTATCCCCTGGTTGATTAGACAAAAAGACCCTCACCCCAAACCCCTCTCCCAGGTCGGTAGAGGGGCTTTGAAAGCACCTGCACCTTGCTGGCTCCCTTTCGTCCCCTTCTGGGAAAAGGGGCTGGAGGATGGGGGGACATGATGGGGCAGCTCACCAGCTCTATCCCCTAGGCGAAAACGCTAGGATTGACCTTGAAGCCTGAGGAACTTGTGCAGGATAATAGGGCGATACAACCTGTACACTGGATGGAATGGCTCGCAGGCCCACCCTGATGCCCATAGTCAGACGCTAGGGCTCGGGGAACGGATCACCTAGAGCCTGTGAGTGACTTAGCAAACCCAATCTCCTGCAGCGATCGTGACAGCACCCGGCAGCTATAAAGACACCGTCAATCTTCCTAAGACCGAGTTCAGTATGCGGGCGAACGCGACCCAGCGTGAACCAGAACTCCAACAGTTTTGGGCAGACCATAACACCTATCGCACCCTGGCTGAGCAAAATCCGGGGGAACCCTTCACCCTGCACGATGGGCCGCCCTACGCCAACGGCACGTTGCACATGGGGCACGCGCTCAACAAAATCCTGAAGGACATTATTAATAAGTATCAACTGCTGAATGGCCGCAAAGCTCGCTACATTCCCGGCTGGGACTGTCACGGCTTGCCCATTGAGCTGAAGGTGCTCCAGGAGATGAAGCCGGAGGAACGGCGATCGCTCACTCCCATTGAGCTGCGGCGCAAGGCCAAGACTTGGGCTTTGGCACAGGTGGATCAACAGCGGGAAAGCTTTAAGCGCTATGGCGTTTGGGGTGACTGG is part of the Leptolyngbya sp. CCY15150 genome and encodes:
- a CDS encoding triacylglycerol lipase, with product MGDRNPVLLLHGIFDKQQIFTTMRQQLTQQGWSVHALDMAPNLGTAPLEDLAQQVAQYVEEAIAPDQPFDLVGFSMGGIVGRYYLQRLGGLARVQRFITLSAPHRGTLTGNAWPTVGGQQLSYNSDFLRSLNADAHQLKQIQFTSIWTPYDLMILPANSSQLGIGLEQTVPVLIHRWMVSDPRCINLVETALSCPMT